CCGGACGGAGCCGGGGACGACCAGCATCCGCACGCCGTCGGCGATCCGGTTGCCGTCCAGGATGGCGGCAGCGGCGCGCAGGTCCTCGATCCGGCCGTTGGTGCAGGAGCCGACGAAGACGGCGTCGACCTTGACCTCGCGCAGCGGCGTACCGGCCTCCAGGCCCATGTACTTGAGCGCGTTCTCGGCCGCGACCCGCTCCTGCGGGTCGGCGAACGAGGCCGGGTCCGGCACGTTGGCGCCGAGCGGGGCGCCCTGGCCCGGGTTGGTGCCCCAGGTGACGAACGGGGTCAGCTCGGTGGCGTCGATGAAGATCTCGTGGTCGAAGACCGCGTCCTCGTCGGTGCCGAGCGTCTCCCAGTACGCGACCGCGTCGTCCCAGTCCTGGCCCTTGGGGGCGTGCGGGCGCCCCTCCAGGTAGTCGAAGGTGGTCCGGTCGGGGGCGATCATGCCGGCCCGCGCGCCCGCCTCGATGGACATGTTGCAGATGGTCATCCGGGCCTCCATGGAGAGGCTGCGGATGGCGGAGCCGCGGTACTCCAGGACGTAGCCCTGGCCGCCGCCGGTGCCGATCCTGGTGATGATCGCCAGGATCAGGTCCTTGGCGGTGACGCCGTCGGGCAGCTCGCCCTCGACGGTGATCGCCATGGTCCTGAACGGGGCCAGCGGCAGCGTCTGGGTGGCCAGCACGTGCTCGACCTGGCTGGTGCCGATGCCGAACGCCAGCGCGCCGAACGCACCGTGGGTGGACGTGTGGGAGTCGCCGCAGACCACGGTGGTACCGGGCTGGGTCAGTCCCAGCTGGGGGCCCACCACGTGGACAACGCCCTGCTCGACGTCGCCCAGGGAGTGGATCCGGACGCCGAACTCGGCCGCGTTGCGGCGCAGCGTCTCCAGCTGCACCTTGGAAACCGGGTCCGCGATGGGCTTGTCAATGTCGAGGGTGGGGGTGTTGTGGTCCTCGGTCGCGATCGTGAGATCGGTCCGGCGGACCTTGCGACCGGCCAGCCGGAGGCCGTCGAAGGCCTGCGGGCTGGTCACCTCGTGCAGCAGGTGCAGATCGATGAAGAGCAGGTCGGGCTCGCCCTCGGCGCGCCGGACGACGTGGTCGTCCCAGACCTTCTCTGCGAGTGTCCGTCCCATCGGGTTCCCTCCAGCCGGCCGCTCTGCCGGCCTTCTCGTGTGGTCGAGGTCACTGCCATTGCCGCCCTGGTGAGGCTCGCGCCGGGCAACCTGCACGCCGGTTCGTCGTCCCCCTGCGCGCCGCTGTTGTCGGCGTCGGCGGGGGTTTCCTCCGGGCTGCTTCCTCAAGAGTGGCGCTTTTCCTCGAAGATTGAACTTGCGTCTCGCGGAATGAGACTGCAGTATCAGGGCATGGACAACTCTAGCGGCGTCGGCGTTCTCGACAAGGCCGCTCTGGTGCTGAGCGCACTGGAGTCGGGCCCCGCCACGTTGGCGGGGCTGGTCGCCGCCACCGGTTTGGCGCGGCCCACCGCCCACCGACTCGCCGTCGCACTCGAACACCACCGCCTGGTCACCAGGGACATGCAGGGCCGGTTCATCCTCGGCCCCCGACTCTCCGAACTCTCCGCCGCGGCGGGCGAGGACCGGCTGCTCGCCACCGCGGGCCCGGTCCTGACCCACCTGCGCGACGTCACCGGCGAGAGCGCACAGCTCTACCGCCGGCAGGGCGAGATGCGGATCTGCGTAGCCGCCGCCGAGCGGCTCTCCGGTCTGCGGGACACCGTCCCGGTCGGCAGCACCCTGCCGATGAAGGCCGGCTCCGCCGCCCAGGTCCTGCTGGCCTGGGAGGAGCCCGAGCGCCTGCACCGGGGCCTCCAGGGCGCCCGCTTCACCGCCACCGCGCTGAGCGGCGTACGACGCCGCGGCTGGGCCCAGTCGATCGGTGAGCGCGAGCCGGGCGTGGCGTCCGTCTCCGCGCCCGTCCGCGGGCCCTCCAACCGCGTGGTGGCGGCCGTCTCGGTCTCCGGCCCCATCGAGCGCCTCACCCGGCACCCGGGCCGGATGCACGCCCAGGCCATCATCGAGGCCGCCAACCGGCTCACCGAGGCCCTGCGACGCAGCTGAGCACAGGCCGCGGCGGGCAGCCGTGGCCGGTCACGACAGGAAACGGGTCCACCCCCGGGGATTCCCGGGGGCGGACCCGTTTCCTGTACCGGTCCGTTCCGGTGCCGGTCCTTTCCGGTACCCGTTCTCGGTGCCGATCCGCTCCGGGGCCGCTCCGCCTCCGGCGCGGCCCGGACTTTCGGCCCGCCGGCCGAATTCCGGGACCGCCACTGCCGGTCCCGACGCGCGGTCCGAGGGTCGGACGTACACCCGGCGGCCGATTCGGCGGGCACCCCGCGCCGTCCGTGCCCGGCGGACCGGCCCGGGGCCGTCCGGCCAGGTCGGGACCGGTGCCGCCGGGCGACGGCCGGGTCGGCGCCGAATCGCGGCGGGGCGCAGCCGAATACCGCGGGAAAGCCCCGCGGGAATTCCGCGTGGAAAAGCCCAGTAGACGCAAAAAAGGCCCCGGTGACCGGGGCCTGCGACTTTCTGAACAACTGGCTGGGGTACCAGGACTCGAACCTAGACTAAATGAACCAGAATCACTCGTGCTGCCAATTACACCATACCCCAACAAAGCATTCAGCCGATGGGCGAGCCCACCGGCCTTACTGCTCTGGTACCCCCGACCGGATTCGAACCGGCGCTACTGCCGTGAGAGGGCAGCGTGCTAGGCCGCTACACAACGGGGGCAAACTTAGTGATCCCGACTTCGCCGCCTCCGGGGTTTCACATCATCCGGATGGTGACAGTGGTAAGGATCTGGTACCCCCGACCGGATTCGAACCGGCGCTACTGCCGTGAGAGGGCAGCGTGCTAGGCCGCTACACAACGGGGGCTTGTACTGCTCGATACTACTGGGTACTGCTCAGGTTCCTGCTCGGCCCCTTGCGGGACCAGTACCCCCGACCGGATTCGAACCGGCGCTACTGCCGTGAGAGGGCAGCGTGCTAGGCCGCTACACAACGGGGGCTTGTACTGCTGTGGTGCTCGTACTGCGCTGGGGTACCAGGACTCGAACCTAGACTAAATGAACCAGAATCACTCGTGCTGCCAATTACACCATACCCCACCTGAGTTCAACCCCTACGGGGCCTTGCTCGGTGTTGCGCCTGAGGTTCGGTGCTGACGAGGTTTCTGGTCCCTCGCCGTTCCCTCCCGGGCGGCGCAGAAAGAACATTACCCGATGCCGGGCGCGGCTCCAAAATCGATAACCACGAGGGGGTACCCGCCGACCCTCGGGAGCTGCGAAAACGCCCTGCGGGCGGGTGCCCGGCCGGCCGGCCGGGCACCCGCCCGCAGGGAGGCGGCCCGAGAGTGCTCAGGCGGCCGGGACGGCGTCCAGGGCGGCCGCCAGCCGGCGCAGCGTCTCGGTGCGGCCGAGCAGCTCCATCGACTCGAAGAGCGGCGGGGAGACCCGGCGGCCGGTGACGGCCACCCGCAGCGGCGTGAAGGCGAACTTGGGCTTGATGCCCAGGCCGTCCACCAGGGCCTCGCGCAGTGCGGCCTGGATCGGCTCGGGGGTGAAGTCCCCGAGCGCCTCCAGGGCCTTGAT
The sequence above is a segment of the Kitasatospora sp. NBC_00240 genome. Coding sequences within it:
- the leuC gene encoding 3-isopropylmalate dehydratase large subunit; protein product: MGRTLAEKVWDDHVVRRAEGEPDLLFIDLHLLHEVTSPQAFDGLRLAGRKVRRTDLTIATEDHNTPTLDIDKPIADPVSKVQLETLRRNAAEFGVRIHSLGDVEQGVVHVVGPQLGLTQPGTTVVCGDSHTSTHGAFGALAFGIGTSQVEHVLATQTLPLAPFRTMAITVEGELPDGVTAKDLILAIITRIGTGGGQGYVLEYRGSAIRSLSMEARMTICNMSIEAGARAGMIAPDRTTFDYLEGRPHAPKGQDWDDAVAYWETLGTDEDAVFDHEIFIDATELTPFVTWGTNPGQGAPLGANVPDPASFADPQERVAAENALKYMGLEAGTPLREVKVDAVFVGSCTNGRIEDLRAAAAILDGNRIADGVRMLVVPGSVRVALQAIEEGLDKVFTAAGAEWRHAGCSMCLGMNPDQLAPGERCASTSNRNFEGRQGKGGRTHLVSPQVAAATALLGRLAAPADLTSDITVEA
- the ndgR gene encoding IclR family transcriptional regulator NdgR, whose translation is MDNSSGVGVLDKAALVLSALESGPATLAGLVAATGLARPTAHRLAVALEHHRLVTRDMQGRFILGPRLSELSAAAGEDRLLATAGPVLTHLRDVTGESAQLYRRQGEMRICVAAAERLSGLRDTVPVGSTLPMKAGSAAQVLLAWEEPERLHRGLQGARFTATALSGVRRRGWAQSIGEREPGVASVSAPVRGPSNRVVAAVSVSGPIERLTRHPGRMHAQAIIEAANRLTEALRRS